The genomic region TGGGGGGGGCTCGTGATCCACAAGAACCGTCATCTAAATGGAATGTCCCAAATTTTGGCCCCTATTCCTGCGTTTTTTTACGAAGTCTGATACTTCTTAAAGTTCTCTACCTATTCGAAAATCTCTTTATAGACTTCGTCTCCGTATTGTCTGTGCAGGAAGGTCCGCAGATCGTCTTTGATCAGAACTTCTCGTGAACTGCCGCTCAATCGCTTCACCGAGCACACGCGGGTAGCCTTCGGCTCCGAGGAGGTCGATGATCGCGGCTTCGAGTCGGGCTTCAGTGAATTTCATCGATTATTTATCTCCGTTTCCAAATCGGTTAATGAGGTAATGATATCATCAAATGATGGGCGACGTCCAAAAATCATATCCTGCATAGCGACATAATCATTACGCATCGCATCGAGCACATGATCGGGCGGGATCAGTTTAAGCGTGCCAGACTTTGCCGCTTCATAGTTAGCCCAGCTGCGAGGGTAGAATTTTTTTCTTAAACAGAACGACATCAGCCAGCAGTGCCAAATCTCCCAATGCGGTTCTTTTCAGATTCTCGTCGGATGCCATGAGGCAAAGGTCGTAGTAGTGGCGCGAATAGCGCTCGGGAACGACTGACTCCTCGGGGCGGTGGGCTTCATGGTGTAGTATGGTCGCTTTTTCCCAGAACGTGCGCTCTGCATTGATCGCACGAACAGAGCAGCGCGGTTCATCGAATTGCTCAGGGAAATCCTCCGCGGCGTATGGTGTGATCGTATGCTCCGAATGTGGCAGCCAGGACGCCAAAGGTCCGATCTCCAGTTGGATGTAAGGCAGCAGGCCCTCCGCATGAGACGTTTTCGGATATTCCACCCGGATAATGTGCCCTTGGTCTTTTTCGTCAGGTTTGACCTCTAGGCTGCAATGTGAACCGAGCGCATCATTCAGAAGTGGCAGCATGGTTTGAGCGATGTAGACACAGGCCCACTCGTTGAGTGCCTTATTAAATTTTTGCTGTTTCTTCGTCGAACGTTCCCTCATCGGGTCTTGTCCTCCACCAGCGACTCTCCAATCCAGTACCAAGTCGATGTCCTCAGAAAAGCGGTCAATCAGTCCATAGACTTTTGATAGGCTGGTGCCTCCTTTGAAGACGAGTTGGCCGGACAGGATAGGATGTTCAAATAAATGTTTCAACGTCCAGCAGACCCAGAAATCCTTTTCCACGATGCCAATCGTTCCCATGCCGCGCTTTTCCGCCGTCAGCGTAAAAAGTTCATTCCGATCTTTCTCTGGGAGTGCTGCCACACGATTCATGACTGCATCTCCTTGGCCACGGCTCGTATGACGTCACATACCCACGCTGGAGCCGTCCGGGTATCCCGAAGGATTTTTTCCCACTTGGGTAAGGGGATTGCAGCTTTAAGCTTCTTTCGGATTTCGGCAGTGATTCGCTTTTGTCCCAAAGCTTTCAGTGCCTGCACGATGAGTTCACTTTCACTGTGTTTAAACCCGGATTCTTTCAAAATCCGTTTCTTGAATGTTAATTCCC from Verrucomicrobiota bacterium harbors:
- a CDS encoding nucleotidyl transferase AbiEii/AbiGii toxin family protein: MNRVAALPEKDRNELFTLTAEKRGMGTIGIVEKDFWVCWTLKHLFEHPILSGQLVFKGGTSLSKVYGLIDRFSEDIDLVLDWRVAGGGQDPMRERSTKKQQKFNKALNEWACVYIAQTMLPLLNDALGSHCSLEVKPDEKDQGHIIRVEYPKTSHAEGLLPYIQLEIGPLASWLPHSEHTITPYAAEDFPEQFDEPRCSVRAINAERTFWEKATILHHEAHRPEESVVPERYSRHYYDLCLMASDENLKRTALGDLALLADVVLFKKKILPSQLG